The sequence below is a genomic window from Candidatus Hydrogenedentota bacterium.
CGGATAAGTTTACTGGGCCCACAATCCGCACCCAAGGCCGGCCGTCTGCTCGTTGGGGTATGGCGCTCTTGATCGAACGAGGCGGCGGACAAGCGGCAAGATGCCGCTTCTACCGTGGACGCGGCGTCCTTGCCGCGTTCTTTGGATGCGGGCCGGTTGCCTTGCGATTGGCCGACTTGCTACGATTCCCGACGAGGTGAAGCGATATGCCCTTGTTTCGTTTTGTGTGTGAAGATTGCGGGCAGGATCGGGAGATTCTGGTCAGAGGCCAGGAATCGCCCGCGTGTCCGAATTGCGGTTCCCCGCGGTTGATTAAGCAGGCAAGCGCGTTCGCGCCGGCCGCGCGCGGCGGCGATTCGGGCGGCGCGATGCCGCCGGGATGCGAATCCTGTTGCAGCCGCCGCGACGGAACGTGTCCAAAATTCTGATGACGGCGCCCGGTTTTGACGTTGGACGGACGAAAAGGACCATAATCGTGGCGCATTGTCCCTTGTAGTGTTTTCGTCCGATAGGTTCTTGGTATCGCCTTCGGTGGTGGAAACTGGCGCGATCCAATCGCGCAGGGAGGAAAAACCATGGCTGTCAACCTGATGAGCACGTTGAAGGGATCGTTGTTGGAAGGGTTCTTTCCGGCGGGATGGAACCTCGACGTTCTGGACGAGATTTGTTCCCGGCCACCGGAATCCATCACACGGCGGGAGCCGTGGTGGAATAAAAGATTCGAGCCGGTCGCCTGCGAATCCCTCGCCGATTTCGACATGATGATGGGCCACGAAATCGCCCTTGAAATCGCGAACGCCAAAAAGGCCGGAAAGCCCATCGCCTTCATTTTGCCCGTCGGCCCGATGGGCATGTACCGGTGGGCCGTCTATTTCCTGAAAGAATGGAAATGCGATTGCCGGCACGTCCATGGTTTCAACATGGACGAGTGGAGCGATCCGAAGGGCGCCACCTTGCCGGCCAAAGATCCCGGCGCGTTTCAAAACGCCATGGAAGGCGCGTTTTACGGTCCGCTGGGCGCGCTGACGGTTCCGAAGGCGCAGCGCCATTTCGCCACGAAATCGGAACTGCCAACCTACGGCAATCGAATCGCCGCCCTGCGCAAGAAAGGCGCGCGGCTTGTCACCGTGTTCGGCATTGGCCGCGTCTGCCATATCGCGTTCTGGGAACCGCATTTCGCGTCCGAGTTCAAAACGCTCAAGGAATGGAAGTCGCAGGAGTTCCGTCTTGGCGCGCGCCTCCACCCGCTGACGATCGAGCAGAACGCCATCACCAGCTTCAAGAGCCGCACAACGCTCGTTCCGACGACCGCCAACACCATCGGACCGGGATTGTTCCTGAAATCGGACCGCATCATCGGCGGCGCGGACGGCGCGCTGGGACGCGGCATGATGTGGCAGGGCATGTCGCTCTGGGCGACGCTGCATCACGAACCGACGCCATGGATTCCCAGCACGTTCATGCCGACGCTGGCCGGACGGCTGTTTTTCCTCAAGGAACTCGCCGGGCCGCTTGTCGCCGAATGCAATTGACGCGCGGCGGCGCTACCGCATCGCCTCGACCATGACACGGGCCATGCACTTGCTGAATTCGGCCGGATCGGGAACCTGCCCGCCTTCCGCGAGGGTTGCGACGCCGTACAGCAACCGGGCGTAGTCCCCGATGCGCGGATCCTCGCGATGGGCGTCGTAAATGGATTGCAGCGCGCGCAGGATCGCGTGATCCGCGTTGACTTCCAGTATACGCTTGACTGTCGGAACCGGCTGGTTTGCGGCGCGCAGCAATTGTTCAAGTTGCGGGGACAGATCGCCCGGCTCGCCGACAAGGCACGCTGGCGACTCGGTCAGGCGCGACGACAGCCGGACTTCCTTCACATATTCGTCCAGTTTGGTTTTCAGGCATTCCAGCAACGACGCGTGCCGTTCGATCTTTTCCTTTCGCGAAGATTCCTCCTGTTTACGCTCGTCGTCGCTGCCCAGTTCGATGTCGCCCTTGCCCGCGTTTTGCAGGCGCTTGCCCTCGTATTCGAAGACGGCGGTGGTCCAGACCTCGTCAACGGGTTCGTCCAGTATCAGGACTTCATACCCCTTCGCGCGGAACGCCTCGAGGTGGGGTGAATTCTCGATGGCCTTGCGCGATTCGCCGGTCATGTAATAGATGGCTTCTTGGCCTTCCTTCATGCGCGCGACATACTCCTTGAGCGTTGTGGGATCGCTTTCGGAATGCGTGGATGCGAACAGGCACAGGTCCAGAAGTTCCCCGCGCTTCTCCGGCGCATGGAAAAGCCCCTCCTTGAGCACGCGCCCGAATTCCTTCCAGAATGCGCGGTATTTTTCCGGATTGCGTTCGCGCATGTCGCGCAGCGATTCGAGCACCTTGCCCGTGATGCCCTTGCGCATGCGCTCGATTTGCCTGTCCTGCTGCAACAGCTCGCGGGAAATGTTCAGCGAAAGGTCTTCCGAATCAACCACGCCGCGCACGAAGCGCAGATACGGGGGCAACAACGCCTCGCAATCGTCCATGATGAAAACCCGCTTCACATACAGTTGCACACCGTGGCGCGCATCGCGGAAAAACAAATCGAACGGCGCGCGCGATGGAATGAACAGCAGCAGCCGGTACAGCAACACGCCCTCCATGCGCGCGCGGATGATTTCGAGCGGCTCGTTCCAGTCGTGCGAGATATGCTTGTAGAATTCGTGGTATTCCTCGTCGCTTACGCCGTCCTCACGCAGCCAGATCGCCTTCATCGAATTCAACGTTTCGGTTTCGACGGAGGTCTTGCCCTTGTCGTCCGTGTGCTCGACGTCCATGCGGATCGGATAGGCGACGAAGTCGGAGTATTTCTTGACGATTTCCTTTATCTTCCATGTCTGCGTGTAGTCCGCCAGCGCGTTATCCTCGTCGGGCGGCCTGAGATGAACGATGACCGTCGTGCCCTGTTCGGGCCGTTCGGCCTCCCCGATGGTGTAGGTGGATTCCCCGGCGGATTCCCATTTCGTGGCCGCCGGTTCGCCGGCGCGGCGCGTAATCAGCGTGACCTTGTCGGCCACCATGAACGCCGAATAAAAACCGACGCCGAATTGCCCGATCAGTTCCGGCGCAGCGGCGTTGCGCGCCTCCTGAATCTGTCGGACGAAGTCCTTCGTGCCGGATTTCGCGATGGTGCCGATCAGATTGATCACCTCGTCGCGGGTCATGCCGATGCCGTTGTCGCTGACGGCCAACGTGCGCGCCTGCTTGTCCACGACGAGGACGATTTTTAGTTCCGTATCCGGCGGAACGAGTTCCGGCTTCGCGATGGCCTCGAAGCGCAGCCGGTCGAGCGCGTCCGACGCGTTCGAGATCAACTCGCGCAGAAAGATGTCCCGGTTCGAATAAATGGCGTGTACCATGAGGTCCAGTACCTGCCGGGCCTCGGCCTGAAATTCCCTGGTTTCAACTGGATGTTCCTTTGTTGAACTCATAGCCGACCTCCTTCGCAAAACCGAAAAACCGTCCACGAATCGTGTCGTGGGTCGAAATACCGTACAAAAATTCGACGGATAGACGCAATTGACCGAATCGGGCGTGATATACTTTCCGATCATCATTCCGGCGGGGCCGGGCAGGACAAGGTAACGGCAGACCATGCGGATCATAGGATTGACCGGAGGGATCGGGTGCGGCAAGTCGGAGGCGGGCCGCCGCTTTTCCGAAAACGGCATACCCGTTCTCGATGCGGACGAAATAGCCCATGAGTTGATCGCGCCGGGGGGCGCGGCGGAACAGGCGGTATTGGACGCCCTTGGAGGGGATATCCTTGTCCGTGGTCGTATTGATCGCGCGCGCGTGGCGGAGAAGGTGTTCGGCCATCCTGAACGGCTGGAACGGCTGAATGCCATAATGCATCCCCTTGTCGGCATGGAAATCGGCCGGCGGTGCGCCGCGTTGGCGGAGGCAGGGCACGGCACGGCCGTGGTGGAGGCGGCGCTGCTTGCGGAACAAGGACGCCGGGACGATTATTTACAGGGCTTGATTCTTGTATTGTGCGCCGAAACGGACCGAGTCAACCGGCTGGTCGCATTGCGTCGTCTCGATCGCGGGGAGGCGCTGCGGCGCATTCGGGCGCAAACGCCGCCCGAACGCAAGATCCCCTGTGCGGATTGGATTATCCATAATGACGGGTCGCTGCAACACCTGTACGATCAGGTGGATGCCATCGCAAAGGCCATCAGGGAGGCGGACAAATGAAAATCATTCGTGTGGGATTCGTGGGACTGGGCGGTATTTGCCGGCAACGGCATGTCCCGGGTCTGAAACGCATCGAGGGCGTCGAAATCGTGGCCGTGGCCAACCGGACGCGTGCATCGGGCGAAGCCGCGGCGCGCGAATTCGGCATCCCGGACGTCTGCGATTCCTGGCAGGAATTGGTCGCCCGCGACGACCTCGACGCGGTCTTCATCGGGACATGGCCCTACATGCACTGTCCAATAAGCCTTGCGGCGCTCGAAGCCGGCAAGCACGTGTTCTGCCAGGCGCGCATGGCGATGAATTTGGCCGAAGCCCGGATGATGTACGAGGCCGCACGGAAGTCTGGACTCGTGGCGGCGCTTTGTCCGGTGCCTTTCGGTCTTTCCATGGACGCCACGATGGCGCGCTGGCTACGGGAAGGCCGGATGGGCGAGGTGCGGTGTGTCCGCGCCCAGAGTTTCACGGATGCCTATGCCGATCCAGAAGCCCCGATGAATTGGCGAAAAGATCACCGCCTGAGCGGACTCAACACACTGACGCTGGGCATGTTCATCGAGGTCATTCATCGTTGGTTCGGCTGGACGCGCGTGGTCCATGCATGGACGCAGACCTTCACTCCCGAACGCGTGGATGCCGAAGGCCGCCGCATGCCCGTGCGAATTCCGGACCAGATTATGATCCTGTCCGAGATGGAATCGGGATTGCCCGTGCAATATGTTTTCAGCGGGGTCGTCGCCGGCGGCGCGGACGCCATCGAAATTTACGGAACACGCGCGACTTTGCACTACCATGTCGCGTCGGATACGGCTGTAATCACGCGGCAATCGAACGCTGTCGAGCGCGTCGAGATTCTGCCGGAGGACGTCTACGACGTGGCCAACTGGCGCGTTGAACGCGATTTCATCGCCGCCATCCGGGAAGGACGGCCCTATCATCCCGATTTCGAGGACGGGCTCCGTTACATGCAGGTGATTCAGGCCGTGTTCGATTCGGCCGCTGAAGGCCGCACAATCCGGCTCGGCGATCCGCGATCGTAGGCACAGAGATGCCTGCGAATGGATCGCGTGCAACGGGTACGCCGCCTTCGGCCCTGCAACGCGTTCAAATTCCGGCTTGGATTTGCGGGGTTGGGATCTTATGATGGCGTCCTGGAGTGATGATCATGGAATCGTTGCTGGACGTCCGGGATTTGCGGGTCCATTTTCACACGCGCAACGGCGTGGCGCGCGCGGTGGACGGCGTGTCGTTCGGGATTGGAAAAGGAGAGACGGTCGGACTCGTTGGCGAGTCGGGTTCGGGCAAGAGCGTCACGGCGTATGCGCTGCTGCGGCTGATTCCAATGCCTCCGGGCCGCATCGAATCGGGCGAGGCTTGCTTCGACGGCCTTGACCTGCTTCATTGCGGCAACGCCGAGTTGCGGCGGATCCGCGGACGGCGCATTTCCATGGTCTTTCAGGATCCGATGACGGCGCTGAATCCGTACAAGACCATCGGCGATCAGGTCGCCGAGCCGTTACGGGTTCACGAGGGTTGTACGCGCGCGGAGGCATGGGCGCGGGCCGCGGAAATGATGGAATCCGTCGGGATATCGAACGCGGCGGATCGCATGCGCTCGTATCCGCATGAATTCAGCGGCGGCATGCGCCAGCGCGCGACTATCGCCATGGCGCTGATGCTGCGCCCCGTCCTGCTGCTGGCCGACGAACCGACGACGGCGCTGGACACGACGGTTCAGGCGCAAATTCTGTCGCTCATCGCGCGGACGCAGCGCGCGCGCAACTTGTCGGTTTTGCTGATCACCCACAATCTCGGCGTGGTGGCGGGCGTGTGCGATCGCGTATTGATCATGTATGCGGGCCGCATGGTCGAATCCGCGCCGGTAGACGTGTTGTTCCGGCGTCCCCGGCATCCCTATACGCAAGCGCTGATGGAAGCGGTTCCTTCGCTGGACGCGGCGCGCAAGACGCTGTATACGATACCCGGCATGCCGCCCGATCCGCTACGGCCGGTCACGGGCTGTCCGTTCGCCCCCCGTTGCGCGCACGTGGCGGCAAAATGCCGGAAGGAGACGCCGGTTCTGGCGGCGATTGCCGAAAACCATGCGAGCGCTTGCCTGCGCGTCCAGGAAGGCGAGTTATGACCTCCCCGTTGCTTGAGATCGAGGAGGTCCGGGTCTATTTCACGAAAGGGGCGTCGTGCGTCCGAGCGGTGGACGGCGTGGACCTTTCGGTCGCGGAAGGCGAGGTGCTGGGATTGGTCGGTGAATCGGGATGTGGCAAAACGACCTTGGCGCGCGCCGTCATGCGGCTTGTTCCGCTGACCGCCGGGCGTATCCGGTTCGAGGGCGTGGATCTTGCCGGCCTACCGCGGCGTCTTTTGAACGGGATACGCCCGCGGCTCCAGATGATTTTCCAGGATCCCTACTCTTCGCTGAACCCCCGCATGACGGTTTTCGACACGATCGCCGAACCGCTGCGGGTGCATGGCCGCGTGGCACGCCGCGACACGGCCGGCCGCGTCGTCCGGCTGATGGAGCAAGTGGGCCTCGCAGGACGCTTTGCGCGCAAGTATCCACACGAGTTTTCCGGCGGCCAACGCCAGCGTATCGCGATTGCCCGGGCATTGGCCCTGGATCCGAGACTGATTATTGCCGACGAACCGGTCTCCGCGCTGGACGTTTCGGTCCAGGCGCAGATTCTCAATCTGTTGTCGGACCTGATTCGGGCGCGCGGGCTGGCGCTCATTCTGGTTTCGCACGATTTGGCCGTTGTGCGGCATTTGGCGCACCGCGTGGCGGTCATGAAAGAAGGCCGAATCATCGAGATCGGCCCCGCGGGGGACGTGTTCGACCGGCCGCGGCATGCCCATACGCGCACGTTGCTCGACGCAACGCCCGCGATGGATCCCGCCAAGGCGCGCGCGAGTCTCTTGAAGAACATTTGAAGGCGGCGCAAATGAGCGGATTATTTCTTGACCGCCGCCCGTGGTTATTCATAATATCTAGGGTGAAGAAGTTTGGCTGGATGGCGTACGGCGTTCAGTTTTGCGCCGGAAAATGGTAAGGGGATAGGAATGCGTCCGAAAAAGCCACACATCGTCGTGCTGTTGGGGTTGTTGGCGGTGGTCCTCACGGGCTGTCCGTTCGTGCCCTACGGGAAAGCCATCTTTGTCAACAAGAACAATCCAAGCAACGTTCGCGACGGAAAAACGTGGAAGACGGCGTTTCATGCCATCCAATCCGGCATAGACGCCGCGCGGGAAAACGGCATCGGCGAGGTATGGGTGGCCGGTGGAACCTACGACGAAATCCGCGCCAGCGCGGCGAACGGTTCACTCGTCATGGCGAAGGGTATCGCCCTGTACGGTGGATTTGCCGGCACGGAAAAGGATCGATCCCAGCGCAATCCCGCCGCAAATCCCACCATCATTGACGGGTCAAAATCGTGGTCGGGCAAGGCGGCATGGCATGTGGTTCTCGGCGCCGATGGCGCCATTTTGGACGGATTCACCGTTACGGGCGGAAAAGCGG
It includes:
- a CDS encoding zinc ribbon domain-containing protein — protein: MPLFRFVCEDCGQDREILVRGQESPACPNCGSPRLIKQASAFAPAARGGDSGGAMPPGCESCCSRRDGTCPKF
- a CDS encoding glucosamine-6-phosphate isomerase, with protein sequence MAVNLMSTLKGSLLEGFFPAGWNLDVLDEICSRPPESITRREPWWNKRFEPVACESLADFDMMMGHEIALEIANAKKAGKPIAFILPVGPMGMYRWAVYFLKEWKCDCRHVHGFNMDEWSDPKGATLPAKDPGAFQNAMEGAFYGPLGALTVPKAQRHFATKSELPTYGNRIAALRKKGARLVTVFGIGRVCHIAFWEPHFASEFKTLKEWKSQEFRLGARLHPLTIEQNAITSFKSRTTLVPTTANTIGPGLFLKSDRIIGGADGALGRGMMWQGMSLWATLHHEPTPWIPSTFMPTLAGRLFFLKELAGPLVAECN
- the htpG gene encoding molecular chaperone HtpG, which encodes MSSTKEHPVETREFQAEARQVLDLMVHAIYSNRDIFLRELISNASDALDRLRFEAIAKPELVPPDTELKIVLVVDKQARTLAVSDNGIGMTRDEVINLIGTIAKSGTKDFVRQIQEARNAAAPELIGQFGVGFYSAFMVADKVTLITRRAGEPAATKWESAGESTYTIGEAERPEQGTTVIVHLRPPDEDNALADYTQTWKIKEIVKKYSDFVAYPIRMDVEHTDDKGKTSVETETLNSMKAIWLREDGVSDEEYHEFYKHISHDWNEPLEIIRARMEGVLLYRLLLFIPSRAPFDLFFRDARHGVQLYVKRVFIMDDCEALLPPYLRFVRGVVDSEDLSLNISRELLQQDRQIERMRKGITGKVLESLRDMRERNPEKYRAFWKEFGRVLKEGLFHAPEKRGELLDLCLFASTHSESDPTTLKEYVARMKEGQEAIYYMTGESRKAIENSPHLEAFRAKGYEVLILDEPVDEVWTTAVFEYEGKRLQNAGKGDIELGSDDERKQEESSRKEKIERHASLLECLKTKLDEYVKEVRLSSRLTESPACLVGEPGDLSPQLEQLLRAANQPVPTVKRILEVNADHAILRALQSIYDAHREDPRIGDYARLLYGVATLAEGGQVPDPAEFSKCMARVMVEAMR
- the coaE gene encoding dephospho-CoA kinase (Dephospho-CoA kinase (CoaE) performs the final step in coenzyme A biosynthesis.); translation: MRIIGLTGGIGCGKSEAGRRFSENGIPVLDADEIAHELIAPGGAAEQAVLDALGGDILVRGRIDRARVAEKVFGHPERLERLNAIMHPLVGMEIGRRCAALAEAGHGTAVVEAALLAEQGRRDDYLQGLILVLCAETDRVNRLVALRRLDRGEALRRIRAQTPPERKIPCADWIIHNDGSLQHLYDQVDAIAKAIREADK
- a CDS encoding Gfo/Idh/MocA family oxidoreductase, with the protein product MKIIRVGFVGLGGICRQRHVPGLKRIEGVEIVAVANRTRASGEAAAREFGIPDVCDSWQELVARDDLDAVFIGTWPYMHCPISLAALEAGKHVFCQARMAMNLAEARMMYEAARKSGLVAALCPVPFGLSMDATMARWLREGRMGEVRCVRAQSFTDAYADPEAPMNWRKDHRLSGLNTLTLGMFIEVIHRWFGWTRVVHAWTQTFTPERVDAEGRRMPVRIPDQIMILSEMESGLPVQYVFSGVVAGGADAIEIYGTRATLHYHVASDTAVITRQSNAVERVEILPEDVYDVANWRVERDFIAAIREGRPYHPDFEDGLRYMQVIQAVFDSAAEGRTIRLGDPRS
- a CDS encoding ABC transporter ATP-binding protein, encoding MESLLDVRDLRVHFHTRNGVARAVDGVSFGIGKGETVGLVGESGSGKSVTAYALLRLIPMPPGRIESGEACFDGLDLLHCGNAELRRIRGRRISMVFQDPMTALNPYKTIGDQVAEPLRVHEGCTRAEAWARAAEMMESVGISNAADRMRSYPHEFSGGMRQRATIAMALMLRPVLLLADEPTTALDTTVQAQILSLIARTQRARNLSVLLITHNLGVVAGVCDRVLIMYAGRMVESAPVDVLFRRPRHPYTQALMEAVPSLDAARKTLYTIPGMPPDPLRPVTGCPFAPRCAHVAAKCRKETPVLAAIAENHASACLRVQEGEL
- a CDS encoding ABC transporter ATP-binding protein; amino-acid sequence: MTSPLLEIEEVRVYFTKGASCVRAVDGVDLSVAEGEVLGLVGESGCGKTTLARAVMRLVPLTAGRIRFEGVDLAGLPRRLLNGIRPRLQMIFQDPYSSLNPRMTVFDTIAEPLRVHGRVARRDTAGRVVRLMEQVGLAGRFARKYPHEFSGGQRQRIAIARALALDPRLIIADEPVSALDVSVQAQILNLLSDLIRARGLALILVSHDLAVVRHLAHRVAVMKEGRIIEIGPAGDVFDRPRHAHTRTLLDATPAMDPAKARASLLKNI